Proteins from a genomic interval of Yarrowia lipolytica chromosome 1E, complete sequence:
- a CDS encoding uncharacterized protein (Compare to YALI0E11693g, some similarities with uniprot|Q7S2G7 Neurospora crassa NCU08891.1 predicted protein (40940 - 37571)) — MTPIRSIEPQPVRPSHGPHHALPQLAIHPQLRSNEQAPSRPIAPPTQQSAPPKLALKPVAQTPQASQPQIQSNGPPPVLQPRPLPRLGSSSSSSSPPPVSALKPRHVKMEDDLDMGMLSQNSSMSYSIGVSPEITNIVTSKEWVLPPRPKPGRKPSNDLPPTKRKAQNRAAQRAFRERRAARVVELEDKLQEVEQEHDEVENDLRAALQNSNTENNKLRAVIEELRSEVEMLRALKTQDSRESLYGFVDANPLAVRSSMFPMSERARQQREMEKERKSNLDKENENEKKPVAILPKARPPRKRRESVITIADDTPGAQTANNSTGHHHHQHQHNHHDITPMKPDEEPDDCGLCETGGNCLCDTLGLKAPLPAEDQNTYIVGGVNLSEIKPVAAVPLKKRPASNGTSMIIRKRFKRVSEANEIDFTKTFGSKPTTPPVPEPVHVHGPDCKHSKTQVAKISRTPSISSLNSPVDSNFVDKPSPQVDPCGFCSNGTPCLCAGLDEEEGAEKPCSSALKPDKPEVIEITDHAVDQVANEMAEVSVTEEDLSSCLCAKDPKANLFCTVLKTSARPCAESSSPVLVPCTDAYNILSGHARFANSSLGTLVSMLRTRNGKVDVDSLYAALGTLDE, encoded by the coding sequence ATGACGCCAATACGGTCGATAGAGCCGCAACCGGTGCGACCGTCCCACGGACCGCATCATGCGCTTCCACAGCTGGCCATTCACCCGCAGCTGCGCTCAAACGAGCAggctccttctcggccgATAGCTCCTCCAACCCAGCAGTCGGCACCGCCGAAGCTGGCCCTCAAGCCCGTGGCACAAACACCGCAGGCGTCGCAGccacagatccagagcAACGGACCGCCTCCGGTGCTTCAGCCCCGACCACTTCCCCGGCTAGgctcgtcttcgtcgtcctcatcTCCTCCGCCAGTATCTGCGCTCAAGCCGCGCCATGTGAAAATGGAGGACGACCTGGACATGGGCATGCTCTCGCAGAACTCGTCCATGTCGTACTCCATCGGCGTGTCGCCGGAGATCACTAACATTGTCACCTCCAAGGAATGGGTACTTCCTCCGCGGCCGAAACCCGGCCGAAAGCCGTCCAACGACCTACCGCCAACCAAACGCAAAGCCCAGAACAGAGCTGCTCAGCGAGCGTTTCGAGAAAGACGAGCAGCCCGGGTcgtggagctggaggacaaACTGCAGGAGGTGGAACAGGAACACGACGAGGTGGAAAATGACTTACGTGCGGCGCTTCAAAACTCCAACACCGAGAACAACAAACTCAGAGCCGTGATTGAAGAGCTGCGAAGCGAGGTGGAAATGCTACGGGCACTCAAAACCCAGGACTCGCGCGAATCTCTGTACGGCTTCGTCGACGCCAACCCGCTGGCTGTTAGAAGTTCCATGTTTCCCATGTCAGAACGAGCACGGCAAcagagagagatggagaaggaacGCAAGAGCAACTTGGACAAGGAAAACGAAAACGAAAAGAAACCAGTAGCTATCCTCCCCAAAGCCCGACCGCCCCGAAAACGACGAGAATCGGTCATCACCATTGCTGACGATACCCCAGGTGCCCAAACTGCGAATAACAGCACTggccatcatcaccatcaacatcaacataACCACCATGATATCACGCCAATGAAACCGGACGAGGAACCCGACGACTGTGGACTGTGTGAGACTGGAGGAAATTGTCTCTGTGATACCCTGGGACTCAAGGCACCTCTTCCAGCTGAGGACCAAAACACGTACATTGTTGGCGGCGTCAATCTCAGTGAAATCAagcctgttgctgctgttcccCTCAAGAAGCGCCCTGCCTCAAATGGGACGTCTATGATAATCCGAAAGCGGTTCAAGCGCGTGTCTGAAGCCAACGAAATCGATTTTACAAAGACTTTTGGCTCCAAACCCACGACTCCACCTGTTCCTGAGCCTGTACACGTCCATGGTCCCGATTGCAAACATTCAAAGACCCAAGTCGCCAAGATCTCGCGAACACCGTCCATCTCTAGTCTCAACAGTCCTGTGGACAGCAACTTTGTAGATAAACCCTCCCCTCAGGTGGATCCCTGTGGGTTCTGTTCCAACGGCACTCCTTGTCTCTGTGCTGGTCTtgacgaagaggagggaGCTGAAAAGCCCTGCTCTAGTGCCCTCAAGCCAGACAAGCCGGAAGTCATTGAGATTACAGACCACGCCGTCGACCAAGTGGCCAACGAGATGGCAGAGGTCTCGGTCACCGAAGAAGATCTGTCGTCCTGTCTGTGTGCTaaggaccccaaggctAACCTCTTTTGCACTGTGTTGAAAACTTCTGCCAGGCCCTGT
- a CDS encoding uncharacterized protein (Compare to YALI0E11715g, weakly similar to uniprot|P12630 Saccharomyces cerevisiae YIL015w BAR1 Barrierpepsin precursor), translating to MKSTFFLSTLTSLSLASANYLRAAGEYEDFQFLMLNISVGNPAVQVSIEVDTGSSETWFNPLSTGFKPESSASYVNTSVPMHLEYADGRKFDGFMAKERLIIAGGIISDANIGVAEYPHPTHPRHRPQTGFMGLGLEEGEMVNPRYPNLLSQMRSQGIIRRRSFGVYIDANQRAEVLFGGYDQDRIKGELRFTKMVNNRLNRIKDSPKPYEYDTLITSIMRNGKDILRRPGSRPKCVETFDAHFDTGYTLITVPRHVFDVIQADFGAQNIQQEGFADYQMDCNVPASNFKYTFDFNGVSVDVPAKALMMPVEQHSDDKCRLLIAPSLNSKTDNRLVMGLPFFRAAYVYFDPEDYRIGLAEQNIHATGDPHIVTAGPSYGPSCWINVNGLRKCN from the coding sequence ATGAAATCCACCTTCTTCCTGTCAACTCTGACTTCTCTATCTCTAGCGTCAGCCAACTACCTccgagctgctggggagTATGAGGATTTCCAGTTTCTAATGCTCAACATTTCCGTGGGAAATCCCGCCGTACAAGTGTCAATCGAGGTTGATACCGGCTCTTCCGAAACTTGGTTCAATCCTCTCTCCACTGGCTTCAAACCCGAGTCCTCGGCCTCGTATGTCAACACCTCCGTTCCTATGCATCTGGAGTACGCGGATGGTAGAAAGTTTGATGGCttcatggccaaggagagACTAATTATTGCTGGAGGAATCATCAGTGACGCTAACATTGGAGTGGCAGAGTACCCCCATCCTACCCATCCCAGACATCGCCCTCAGACAGGATTCATGGGCTTGGGTCTTGAGGAAGGAGAGATGGTGAATCCCAGATACCCCAATCTTCTCTCTCAGATGCGAAGTCAGGGAATCATTCGGCGACGGTCCTTCGGTGTCTACATTGATGCAAACCAAAGAGCAGAAGTGCTTTTTGGAGGCTATGACCAGGACCGAATCAAGGGTGAGCTCAGGTTCACCAAGATGGTCAACAACCGACTCAACCGAATCAAGGACTCCCCCAAGCCCTACGAATACGATACACTCATCACTTCTATCATGCGAAATGGAAAGGACATCCTCAGACGTCCCGGATCTCGTCCCAAATGTGTGGAGACCTTTGATGCCCATTTTGACACGGGTTACACCTTGATTACTGTTCCTCGGCATGTTTTTGACGTCATCCAAGCAGACTTTGGAGCTCAGAATattcaacaagaaggattCGCTGATTATCAAATGGATTGCAATGTTCCTGCTAGCAACTTCAAGTATACTTTTGATTTCAACGGCGTCTCTGTCGACGTGCCAGCCAAAGCCCTGATGATGCCGGTGGAGCAGCATTCAGACGACAAATGTCGACTGTTGATTGCACCTTCGCTGAACAGCAAGACCGATAACCGTCTTGTAATGGGTCTTCCCTTCTTCCGAGCCGCCTATGTGTACTTTGACCCTGAGGACTACCGCATTGGTCTGGCTGAACAGAACATACATGCCACTGGCGATCCTCATATTGTCACCGCGGGCCCTTCCTATGGTCCTTCCTGCTGGATCAATGTGAATGGTCTTCGCAAGTGCAACTGA
- a CDS encoding uncharacterized protein (Compare to YALI0E11737g, no similarity) — protein sequence MKRDKNKTDGDTDSTDSTPDDTTATDDMTDDVHDLYATDATSPQVDGDVDQSDVKTPGDTVTQERDTDAGSDTETESDNDAEPLLSPSQPHNVHKYRGVLHCGVCSKVVKHGVQVRPLPCKDHVIHTECVTGNNQLPSKCMSQKCSPSSNTSTSSDASPNMALPKVILTVQDFERDYPVTHFLPTESEVTYCLVCQGIVNPPTQVRTMPCGHKAHASCIPAPLAVPDKCRFCRRDNHYRREQELLDGYDPALYANQNLPVYPGRSDEGEDDDSPPPAHSPPPPGAELGLPTYEEATEWTEETK from the coding sequence ATGAAACGAGACAAGAACAAAACGGACGGCGACACGGACTCCACGGACTCCACCCCCGACGACACAACCGCCACGGACGACATGACGGACGACGTACACGACCTGTACGCCACTGACGCCACCTCCCCACAGGTGGATGGTGATGTCGATCAGAGCGACGTCAAGACGCCTGGAGACACAGTGACGCAGGAGAGAGACACAGACGCGGGCTCAGACACGGAGACGGAGTCCGACAACGACGCGGAGCCGCTGTTATCGCCCTCACAACCCCACAACgtgcacaagtacagagGCGTGCTGCACTGCGGAGTGTGTAGTAAGGTGGTGAAGCATGGCGTCCAGGTACGACCTCTACCGTGCAAGGACCACGTAATACACACTGAGTGTGTAACGGGAAACAACCAGCTGCCCTCCAAGTGCATGTCTCAGAAATGCTCGCCGTCTTCAAACACGTCTACATCTTCTGATGCCTCGCCCAATATGGCTCTGCCCAAGGTAATTCTCACCGTCCAGGACTTTGAACGAGACTATCCCGTCACACATTTTCTGCCCACAGAAAGCGAAGTCACCTACTGCCTGGTGTGCCAGGGCATCGTCAACCCGCCCACACAGGTGCGGACCATGCCCTGTGGCCATAAAGCACATGCCAGTTGCATCCCAGCTCCACTGGCCGTACCCGATAAGTGCAGGTTCTGCCGACGAGATAACCATTATAGAAGGGaacaggagctgctggacggATATGACCCGGCGCTATACGCCAACCAAAACCTGCCTGTTTATCCTGGCAGATCAGACGAgggagaagatgatgactcgcctcctcctgctcacTCCCCGCCGCCCCCTGGAGCAGAACTGGGGCTACCGACGTACGAGGAGGCCACCGAGTGGACAGAAGAGACAAAATGA
- a CDS encoding uncharacterized protein (Compare to YALI0E11803g, weakly similar to uniprot|P38116 Saccharomyces cerevisiae YBR164c ARL1 ADP-ribosylation factor), with protein MVAVTRPSSRTAPPTLCRTSQPLQRLGVAIFTCRQIDNRSLTSESCKYLYDHPTSLIHFHPHPLTLTPTQSQMEWFKNIYEWLLSLFWSTELDITLLGLQNAGKTSLLKAICGSDFTPDSIPTVGFAMKRVKVGRVTLKCWDLGGQPRFRSMWERYCRGVNAVVFILDSADPSTFDTAKTELHSLLEKESMEGIPLLVLGNKNDIADAIPVDKVIQTLGLKEITDREVSCYSISVKEANNLSAVLKWLIANRKT; from the coding sequence ATGGTTGCGGTTACCCGGCCGTCATCACGCACCGCACCACCAACACTGTGCAGGACCTCCCAACCCTTGCAGAGGTTGGGTGTGGCTATATTTACCTGCAGACAGATAGACAACAGAAGCTTGACAAGTGAGAGCTgcaaatacttgtacgaccACCCGACTTCTTTGATACATTTCCACCCTCACCCACTCACTCTCACGCCAACACAGTCGCAAATGGAGTGGTTCAAGAACATTTACGAATGGCTCTTGTCGCTGTTCTGGTCCACGGAGCTGGACATTACGCTTCTGGGTCTCCAGAACGCCGGCAAAACGTCGCttctcaaggccatctGTGGTTCAGATTTCACTCCAGACTCGATACCCACTGTGGGGTTTGCTATGAAGCGGGTCAAGGTGGGCCGCGTGACGCTCAAGTGCTGGGATCTGGGCGGCCAGCCGCGATTCAGAAGCATGTGGGAGCGATACTGCCGGGGAGTCAACGCGGTGGTGTTCATCCTGGACTCTGCGGACCCGTCGACGTTCGATACCGCCAAAACAGAGCTGCATTCACTGCTGGAAAAGGAAAGCATGGAGGGAATTCCGCTGTTGGTGCTGGGCAACAAGAACGACATTGCCGACGCAATTCCGGTAGACAAGGTGATCCAGACGCTGGGACTCAAGGAAATCACCGACCGCGAGGTCTCGTGCTACTCCATTtccgtcaaggaggccaacaaTCTGAGCGCCGTGCTAAAGTGGCTCATTGCCAACAGAAAGACCTAA
- a CDS encoding uncharacterized protein (Compare to YALI0E11825g, similar to Saccharomyces cerevisiae VAM3 (YOR106W); ancestral locus Anc_2.175, similar to uniprot|P32854 Saccharomyces cerevisiae YOR036w PEP12 syntaxin): protein MDLENQKVPFQQVTTELSDSLQTISADVAKLDRFVSWIGTRKDGDTNRGRVTDLAEKITADIKTMHANVRRLNMFPEAELSNTEQFAQKRLSNEFGLLLSRFQNLQHQSTDAYKRQDTAARAALEEERSEQDRLLAAKPMGMNNTNYGGLQDQLLDVVDQSEVDLQQVLIAEREEDIRGIEQGINDINGIYRDLGALIAHQGEQMDSVENNISTVADQTSAAAGELVKANDYQKKRRTCSLIVLGIMILALIIILAVAA from the coding sequence ATGGATCTCGAAAACCAGAAAGTGCCGTTCCAGCAGGTGACCACGGAGCTGTCCGATTCGCTGCAGACCATCTCGGCCGACGTGGCGAAACTCGACCGGTTTGTGTCGTGGATCGGAACCCGAAAAGATGGAGATACCAACCGTGGCCGTGTCACCGATCTGGCGGAGAAAATCACCGCCGACATCAAAACCATGCATGCCAACGTGCGCCGGCTCAACATGTTTCCCGAGGCGGAGCTGTCCAACACGGAGCAGTTTGCCCAGAAACGGCTGAGCAACGAGTTCGGCCTGCTCCTGAGCCGGTTCCAAAACCTGCAGCATCAGAGTACCGATGCGTACAAGAGGCAGGATACTGCAGCCCGAGCGGCCCTGGAGGAAGAACGGAGCGAACAGGACCGCCTGCTGGCAGCCAAGCCCATGGGCATGAACAACACCAACTACGGAGGACTGCAggaccagctgctggacgtGGTGGACCAGTCGGAGGTGGACCTGCAACAGGTGCTCATTGCTGAGCGAGAGGAGGACATTCGGGGCATCGAACAGGGCATCAACGACATTAACGGCATCTACAGAGACCTCGGTGCGTTAATAGCCCACCAGGGAGAACAGATGGACTCAGTGGAGAACAACATCTCCACGGTGGCGGATCAGACCTccgcagctgctggagagctCGTCAAGGCCAACGATTACCAGAAAAAGCGAAGAACTTGTTCTCTGATTGTCCTTGGAATCATGATCCTCGccctcatcatcattctAGCAGTTGCCGCGTAA
- a CDS encoding uncharacterized protein (Compare to YALI0E11847g, similar to DEHA0E05885g Debaryomyces hansenii putative amidase), whose translation MTFQDAKDIYNNRLQKSIEEVDKYFPGSHKPLPDTIPSNVRPLLKLLHDEDYEVVTLGGIELLDKLAKGEWSAVRVTGAYIRAAVLAHKLVNCATEFLAERAYNRAKFLDEHLAQKGPVGPFHGLPFSVKELLGVKGHISTCENSFFLDSEPMEKDLVLIQQLESQGGTIFVRTNGPQLCNSLDSYSPVHGSTLNPYNTSLTTGGSSSGEGALAAFGASIIGLGTDIGGSIRAPSSFCGIYGLKPTRGRLSMLNCVGSNPGNDFIKAVVGPMSRDLRLIDLFMENIIKQKPWKDDVSLEAVPWEIVSSIQPKKLTLGYTTFDGVAHPHPPIVHAIEELVKKYDGKTVDGVEITFKKYTPVIPEDIIHMLIGMFMPDAGERIKKWSEKFGEPLDDPGPEVKALAKKLEISDVFALNTKRDKYRQTVWEDWKKQGIDAVIYPVYISPSSVIRTPNYGLYTMLWNVVDYPGVTLPLTKMDAKKDYGPTPEPANDMDKKFLGMYEPEKFDNAPIGVQIIGPRFEEPLLLKVAQLLQGTVQPLGE comes from the coding sequence ATGACCTTCCAGGACGCAAAGGACATCTACAACAACCGTCTGCAAAAGTCaattgaggaggtggacaAGTATTTCCCCGGAAGCCACAAACCCCTGCCCGATACTATCCCTTCCAACGTCAGACCActgctcaagctgctcCATGACGAAGACTACGAGGTTGTGACGCTAGGAGGAATCGAACTGCTCGATAAACTGGCCAAGGGCGAATGGTCTGCCGTTCGAGTCACGGGTGCGTACATTCGAGCTGCCGTGTTGGCCCACAAGCTGGTCAACTGCGCGACCGAATTCCTTGCAGAGCGGGCCTACAACCGAGCCAAGTTCCTCGATGAACATCTGGCCCAAAAGGGGCCCGTTGGACCCTTCCACGGCTTGCCTTTCTCCGTCAAAGAGCTGCTGGGCGTCAAGGGACATATCTCCACCTGTGAAAACTCCTTCTTTCTGGACTCGGAGCCCATGGAAAAGGATCTGGTGCtgatccagcagctggagagcCAGGGGGGTACCATATTTGTGCGAACAAACGGCCCGCAGCTCTGTAATTCTCTCGACAGTTACTCTCCTGTCCACGGTTCCACTCTCAACCCTTATAATACTTCTCTGACCACTggaggctcttcttccggagaaggagctctGGCGGCCTTTGGAGCGAGTATCATTGGTCTGGGAACCGACATTGGAGGCTCCATtcgagctccttcttctttctgtggAATCTACGGTCTCAAGCCCACCAGGGGACGTCTTTCGATGCTCAATTGTGTGGGGTCCAACCCAGGAAACGACTTCATCAAGGCCGTTGTAGGTCCCATGTCTCGAGACCTGCGTCTGATTGATTTGTTCATGGAGAATATCATCAAGCAAAAGCCGTGGAAGGACGATGTTTCCTTGGAGGCTGTGCCTTGGGAGATTGTGTCTTCCATCCagcccaagaagctgaCTCTGGGATACACCACCTTTGACGGGGTGGCCCATCCTCATCCCCCTATTGTACATGCAATTGAAgagctggtcaagaagTACGATGGAAAGACTGTGGACGGAGTGGAAATCACTTTCAAGAAGTACACCCCTGTCATTCCTGAAGATATTATCCACATGCTCATTGGAATGTTCATGCCCGACGCTGGAGAGCGAATCAAAAAGTGGTCCGAGAAGTTTGGAGAGCCCTTGGATGACCCTGGCCCggaggtcaaggctctggccaagaagctggaaaTTAGCGATGTCTTTGCCCTCAACACCAAGCGAGACAAGTATAGACAGACCGTGTGGGAGGactggaagaagcaggGGATCGATGCGGTGATTTATCCGGTATACATTTCGCCCTCGTCTGTGATCCGAACACCCAATTATGGATTGTACACCATGCTGTGGAACGTGGTGGACTACCCGGGAGTGACTCTTCCTCTAACCAAGATggacgccaagaaggactacGGTCCTACTCCTGAGCCTGCCAATGACATGGACAAGAAGTTCCTGGGCATGTACGAGCCGGAGAAGTTCGACAATGCTCCCATTGGAGTTCAGATTATCGGCCCTCGGTTTGAGGagcctctgctgctcaaggtgGCTCAGCTTCTCCAGGGCACTGTTCAGCCTTTGGGCGAGTAG